A region of Mesorhizobium sp. AR02 DNA encodes the following proteins:
- a CDS encoding fatty acid desaturase family protein, translating into MTTAPSRRDYSLIGRDAKLAVENGLSAAEWYHTDIPRKQMKELMQRSDGPAIRDTAIWLAALVVSGAGGALLWGSWWCAPFFFVYGVLYGSSTDSRWHECGHGTAFRTQWMNDAVYQIACFMIMRNPVTWRWSHTRHHTDTIIVGRDPEISVMRPPDLVRAILGFVGVLDAWHAMSDMLRNAAGNISAAEKTFIPEQEQKKAIRIARIWTAIYATTIALALYTGSFLPLMLVGLPRLYGAWHHVMVGLLQHGGLADNVIDHRLNSRTVYMNPISRFIYWNMNYHVEHHMFPMVPYHALPKLHELIKHDLPAPTRSILAGYREMIPVFLRQLRNEDYFLKRELPPTARPYREEFHNDAVAAAAE; encoded by the coding sequence ATGACCACTGCGCCGTCCCGGCGTGACTACAGTCTGATCGGTCGCGACGCCAAGCTCGCCGTCGAGAACGGCCTGTCGGCGGCCGAGTGGTATCACACCGACATTCCCCGCAAGCAGATGAAGGAGCTGATGCAGCGCTCCGACGGGCCAGCGATCCGCGATACCGCGATCTGGCTCGCTGCGCTGGTCGTCAGCGGCGCCGGCGGCGCCTTGTTGTGGGGCAGCTGGTGGTGCGCGCCGTTCTTCTTCGTCTATGGCGTCCTCTACGGCTCATCCACCGATTCACGCTGGCACGAATGCGGCCACGGCACGGCGTTCCGGACGCAGTGGATGAATGATGCGGTCTATCAGATCGCCTGCTTCATGATCATGCGCAATCCGGTGACCTGGCGCTGGAGCCACACGCGCCATCACACCGACACCATCATCGTCGGCCGCGACCCGGAAATTTCGGTCATGCGGCCGCCGGACCTGGTGCGCGCCATCCTCGGTTTTGTCGGCGTGCTCGATGCCTGGCATGCGATGTCGGACATGCTGCGCAACGCCGCCGGCAACATCAGCGCGGCCGAAAAGACCTTCATTCCCGAGCAGGAACAGAAGAAAGCGATCCGCATTGCCCGCATCTGGACCGCGATCTACGCCACAACCATCGCTCTGGCGCTCTACACCGGTTCGTTCCTGCCGCTCATGCTGGTCGGCCTGCCCCGGCTCTATGGCGCCTGGCATCACGTCATGGTCGGCCTGCTGCAGCATGGCGGCCTGGCCGACAATGTCATCGACCATCGGCTGAACAGCCGCACCGTCTACATGAACCCGATCAGCCGCTTCATCTACTGGAACATGAACTATCATGTCGAGCATCACATGTTCCCGATGGTGCCCTACCATGCACTGCCCAAGCTGCACGAACTGATCAAGCACGATTTGCCGGCGCCGACGCGATCGATCCTGGCCGGCTACCGCGAGATGATCCCGGTCTTCCTGCGCCAGCTGCGCAACGAGGATTACTTCCTCAAGCGCGAACTGCCGCCGACCGCCAGGCCATACCGCGAGGAATTCCACAACGACGCCGTCGCCGCCGCGGCGGAATGA
- a CDS encoding LacI family DNA-binding transcriptional regulator — translation MAKRPTISDLARISGVSVATVDRVLNSRLPVREDTARRVYEAATEIGYHAAGLIKQRMRHELPEYRLGFLLLRGNYVFYSEFARELELAMSRSPRFRGVAIIDFADSLAPDEIVERARKLATKCRAVALVGPDHPTLTVAVEEMKAKGLPVFSLLSDFAAGIREGYVGLDNRKVGRTAAWMISKAAKRPGKVALFVGSHRFHGHELREIGFRSFFREQAPDFTLLETLVNLEANQITQDTLLELLGRHPDLVGCYVAGGGMEGAVAALRQARPAEMPAVICNEITAVSRSALADGILTMVISTPLPALCRELMDLMAHAIETGAANAPGQTFLPFEIYLPENI, via the coding sequence ATGGCGAAACGGCCGACCATATCAGATCTGGCGCGCATCTCCGGCGTCAGTGTTGCCACGGTGGACCGCGTTCTCAACAGCCGCCTGCCGGTCCGCGAGGACACGGCGCGCCGCGTCTACGAGGCAGCGACCGAGATCGGCTACCACGCAGCCGGCCTGATCAAGCAGCGGATGCGCCATGAATTGCCCGAGTACCGGCTCGGCTTCCTGCTGCTGAGGGGCAATTATGTCTTCTACAGCGAGTTCGCGCGCGAGCTTGAACTGGCCATGTCGCGATCGCCGCGTTTTCGCGGCGTCGCCATCATCGACTTTGCCGACTCGCTGGCGCCCGACGAGATCGTCGAGCGCGCGCGCAAACTGGCGACCAAGTGCCGGGCCGTGGCACTGGTCGGGCCGGATCACCCGACACTGACGGTCGCGGTCGAGGAGATGAAGGCAAAGGGATTGCCGGTGTTTTCCCTGCTGTCCGATTTCGCGGCCGGCATTCGCGAGGGCTATGTCGGCCTCGACAACCGCAAGGTCGGCCGCACCGCGGCCTGGATGATTTCGAAGGCAGCAAAGCGGCCGGGCAAGGTCGCGCTTTTTGTCGGCAGCCACCGCTTCCACGGGCATGAGCTGCGCGAGATCGGCTTCCGCTCCTTCTTCCGCGAACAGGCGCCGGACTTCACCTTGCTCGAAACGCTGGTCAATCTGGAAGCCAACCAGATCACGCAGGACACGCTGCTCGAGCTTCTCGGCCGCCACCCGGATCTGGTCGGCTGTTACGTCGCCGGCGGCGGCATGGAAGGCGCGGTCGCGGCACTGAGGCAAGCCAGGCCGGCCGAAATGCCGGCGGTCATCTGCAACGAGATCACGGCGGTCTCGCGTTCGGCGCTGGCGGACGGCATCCTGACGATGGTGATCTCCACGCCGCTGCCGGCACTTTGCCGCGAGCTCATGGACCTGATGGCACATGCCATCGAGACGGGTGCCGCGAACGCGCCGGGACAGACCTTTCTGCCGTTCGAAATCTACCTGCCCGAGAATATCTAA
- a CDS encoding sugar ABC transporter substrate-binding protein produces the protein MKKLLLGVAFAALMSSSAMAAKIGVSMAKFDDNFLTVLRNGMIAQAKGMSGVELQVEDAQNDVAKQLDQIKNFAASGVDAIIVNPVDTSATQAMSDAAAAAKIPLVYVNREPVNVDTLPANQAFVASNESDSGTLETKEVCRLFKAAGKKEAHVYVIMGELSNQAAVQRTKDIDNVIATPDCSFIKIIDKQTSNWDRDQAQNLMTNWLSTGKKFDGVIANNDESAIGAIQAMKAANIDMKTVIVGGVDATQDALVAMKAGDLAATVFQDAAGQGAGALDAALKLAKGEKVERKVYIPFQLVTPANIDKFMKKN, from the coding sequence ATGAAGAAACTGCTTTTGGGCGTCGCCTTCGCGGCGCTGATGAGTTCATCGGCCATGGCCGCCAAGATCGGCGTATCGATGGCCAAGTTCGACGACAACTTCCTCACCGTGCTGCGCAACGGCATGATCGCGCAGGCCAAGGGCATGAGCGGCGTTGAGCTGCAGGTCGAGGACGCGCAGAACGACGTCGCCAAGCAACTGGACCAGATCAAGAACTTCGCCGCTTCGGGCGTCGACGCGATCATCGTCAACCCGGTCGACACCTCGGCCACGCAGGCCATGTCCGACGCTGCCGCCGCAGCGAAAATCCCGCTGGTCTATGTCAATCGCGAGCCGGTCAATGTCGACACGCTACCGGCCAATCAAGCTTTCGTCGCCTCGAACGAGTCCGACTCCGGCACGCTCGAAACCAAGGAAGTCTGCCGCCTGTTCAAGGCAGCCGGCAAGAAGGAGGCCCATGTCTATGTGATCATGGGCGAGCTGTCGAACCAGGCCGCGGTGCAGCGCACCAAGGACATCGACAACGTGATCGCTACCCCGGATTGCAGCTTCATCAAGATCATCGACAAACAGACCTCGAACTGGGATCGCGACCAGGCGCAGAACCTGATGACCAATTGGCTGTCGACCGGCAAGAAGTTTGACGGCGTGATCGCCAACAATGACGAAAGCGCCATCGGCGCCATCCAGGCGATGAAGGCTGCCAATATCGACATGAAAACTGTTATCGTTGGTGGCGTCGACGCCACCCAGGACGCGCTTGTGGCGATGAAGGCGGGTGACCTTGCCGCGACCGTGTTCCAGGATGCGGCAGGCCAGGGCGCAGGCGCCTTGGACGCGGCTTTGAAGCTGGCCAAGGGCGAGAAGGTCGAACGGAAGGTCTACATCCCCTTCCAGCTGGTCACGCCGGCCAACATCGACAAGTTCATGAAGAAGAACTGA
- a CDS encoding ABC transporter permease, whose protein sequence is MAQTSHGVGGLTYDAKKRAWPAEFNVFLALVILVVIFEAIGRIFLGDSFLFNTRSDVSGIFNEARLQIIILQVSIVGIIAIGVTQVIICGGIDLSSGSIVGATAMIAMSFAQVATVNGNPNPKAMFLAQGWTDLPVLVPVLVAIGCGLLAGLVNGSLIAYTRIPPFIATLGMMVTARGIAKWWSKGQPISFPTDSFAAIGKGLMPVIIFLSLAILFQLIMTYTRYGKHCYAIGSNEDAARMSGIKIANHKILVYVIAGVLAALAAVVLSSKNLTAQAGMGVMYELDAIAMAVIGGVSLSGGRGSIIGTVIGSLIFGVIISGFTFLRLDAYYQEMVKGVIIVGAVVLDQWRQRLRALRA, encoded by the coding sequence ATGGCACAGACATCTCACGGCGTCGGCGGGCTCACCTATGATGCGAAGAAACGGGCTTGGCCGGCCGAATTCAATGTTTTCCTGGCGCTCGTCATCCTCGTTGTCATCTTCGAAGCGATCGGCCGCATCTTTCTCGGCGACAGCTTCCTGTTCAACACCCGCAGCGACGTCTCAGGCATCTTCAACGAGGCGCGCCTGCAGATCATCATCCTGCAGGTGTCGATCGTCGGCATCATCGCCATTGGCGTCACGCAAGTCATCATTTGCGGCGGCATCGACCTGTCCTCGGGTTCGATCGTTGGCGCGACCGCGATGATCGCCATGAGTTTCGCCCAGGTGGCGACGGTCAACGGCAATCCCAATCCCAAGGCGATGTTCCTGGCGCAAGGGTGGACCGACCTGCCCGTTCTCGTACCGGTGCTAGTGGCGATCGGCTGCGGGCTGCTCGCCGGCCTGGTCAATGGCTCGTTGATCGCCTACACGCGCATTCCGCCGTTCATCGCCACGCTTGGCATGATGGTGACTGCGCGCGGCATCGCCAAATGGTGGTCCAAGGGCCAGCCGATCTCGTTTCCCACCGATAGCTTCGCAGCGATCGGCAAGGGGTTGATGCCGGTCATCATCTTCCTGTCGCTGGCGATCCTGTTCCAGCTGATCATGACCTACACCAGGTACGGCAAGCATTGTTATGCGATTGGCTCCAACGAGGACGCCGCCCGCATGTCCGGCATCAAGATCGCCAACCACAAGATCCTCGTCTACGTCATCGCTGGCGTGCTTGCCGCGCTCGCCGCCGTGGTGCTCTCCTCCAAGAACCTCACCGCCCAGGCCGGCATGGGCGTGATGTACGAACTCGACGCCATCGCCATGGCGGTCATCGGCGGCGTCTCGCTGTCGGGCGGCCGCGGCTCGATCATCGGCACGGTGATCGGTTCGCTGATCTTCGGCGTCATCATCTCCGGCTTCACCTTCCTGCGCCTCGACGCCTACTACCAGGAGATGGTCAAGGGCGTGATCATCGTCGGCGCCGTCGTTCTCGACCAGTGGCGCCAACGCCTGCGGGCATTGAGGGCTTGA
- a CDS encoding ATP-binding cassette domain-containing protein, translating into MSDIVLKTENLTKRYGGVHALEGANFELRKGEHVAIMGDNGAGKSTFVRQITAVEQRTSGKVWFDGKEVNFTGPIEARTAGIETVFQNLALADDLDVPSNLFLGREKVLFNLGPFSILDRKYMRKATEAALIRTAVKIPNLSNTIRHMSGGQRQCVAIARTATFASKLIIMDEPTAALGVQETAQVENIIRTLKDNGEPLILISHNMRQVFDLCDRIVVFRRGRIVANLRKENTDGQDIVSYITGAKTGEAELAA; encoded by the coding sequence ATGTCAGACATCGTCCTGAAGACCGAAAACCTGACCAAGCGCTATGGCGGCGTGCATGCGCTGGAAGGCGCCAACTTCGAGCTGCGCAAGGGCGAACATGTCGCCATCATGGGCGACAATGGCGCCGGCAAGTCGACCTTCGTGCGCCAGATCACGGCTGTCGAGCAACGCACCAGCGGCAAGGTCTGGTTCGACGGCAAGGAAGTGAATTTCACAGGCCCGATCGAAGCCCGCACCGCGGGCATCGAGACCGTGTTCCAGAACCTGGCGCTGGCCGACGACCTCGACGTGCCGTCGAACCTGTTCCTCGGCCGCGAAAAGGTGCTGTTCAATCTCGGGCCGTTCTCGATCCTCGACCGCAAATACATGCGCAAGGCGACCGAAGCGGCGCTGATCCGCACGGCGGTGAAGATCCCCAATCTGTCCAACACCATCCGCCACATGTCGGGCGGCCAGCGGCAGTGCGTGGCGATCGCCAGGACGGCAACCTTCGCCTCCAAGCTGATCATCATGGACGAGCCGACGGCGGCACTCGGCGTGCAGGAAACGGCGCAGGTCGAAAACATCATCCGCACGCTGAAGGACAATGGCGAGCCGCTGATCCTGATCAGCCACAATATGCGCCAGGTGTTCGACCTTTGCGACCGCATCGTCGTGTTCCGGCGCGGCCGCATCGTCGCAAATCTGCGCAAGGAGAACACCGACGGCCAGGACATCGTCTCCTACATCACCGGCGCCAAGACCGGAGAGGCGGAACTCGCGGCCTAA
- the iolG gene encoding inositol 2-dehydrogenase gives MTLRFALLGAGRIGKVHARAVGSNPQAKLVAVADAFEKAAKELASAYGAEVRTIDAIEKSADIDAVVICTPTDTHADLIERFAKAGKAIFCEKPIDLSVKRVEKCLAVVEKAKATLMVGFNRRFDPHFAAVRKAIDDGAIGTVEMVTITSRDPGPPPLDYIARSGGIFRDMTIHDFDMARFLLGEEPVAVSAHASVLVDKKIGAAGDFDSVSVILETASGKQAVISNSRRATYGYDQRIEVHGSKGMVAAENQRPVSIELANEKGYTRPPLHDFFMTRYLDAYANEIAAFIAAATSGKKAAPSGADGLVALKLADAALKSATTGKTVRLDK, from the coding sequence ATGACTCTCCGCTTCGCCCTCCTCGGTGCCGGCCGCATCGGCAAGGTCCATGCCCGCGCCGTCGGTTCCAATCCGCAGGCCAAACTGGTTGCCGTTGCCGACGCCTTCGAGAAGGCGGCAAAGGAACTGGCATCGGCCTATGGCGCCGAGGTGCGTACGATCGACGCCATCGAGAAATCCGCCGATATCGACGCCGTCGTCATCTGCACGCCGACCGACACCCATGCCGATTTGATCGAACGCTTCGCCAAGGCCGGCAAGGCGATCTTCTGCGAGAAGCCGATCGACCTGAGCGTGAAGCGCGTGGAAAAATGCCTGGCCGTGGTCGAAAAGGCCAAAGCGACGCTGATGGTCGGTTTCAACAGGCGTTTCGATCCGCACTTTGCCGCCGTGCGCAAGGCGATCGACGACGGGGCCATCGGCACAGTTGAAATGGTGACCATCACGTCGCGCGATCCCGGTCCGCCGCCGCTGGACTATATCGCCCGCTCGGGCGGCATTTTTCGCGATATGACCATCCATGATTTCGACATGGCGCGCTTCCTGCTCGGAGAGGAGCCGGTGGCAGTCAGCGCGCACGCCTCGGTGCTGGTCGACAAGAAGATTGGTGCCGCGGGCGATTTCGACTCGGTCAGCGTCATCCTCGAAACCGCCTCCGGCAAGCAGGCCGTCATCTCCAACTCGCGCCGCGCCACCTATGGTTATGACCAGCGCATCGAGGTGCATGGCTCGAAGGGCATGGTCGCGGCCGAGAACCAGCGGCCGGTGTCGATCGAACTGGCCAATGAGAAGGGCTATACGCGCCCGCCGCTGCACGACTTCTTCATGACCCGCTACCTCGACGCCTATGCCAATGAGATCGCTGCCTTCATCGCTGCGGCGACCTCGGGCAAGAAGGCGGCGCCGAGCGGCGCCGACGGCCTCGTGGCGCTGAAGCTGGCCGATGCGGCGCTGAAGTCGGCGACCACGGGCAAGACTGTCCGTCTCGACAAGTAA
- a CDS encoding SDR family oxidoreductase — MSASADRNSKTRAIVTGGAQGIGFAVAEALADEGCRALALIGRSQEKGDKAVATLKKSGVDAIFISADVSKVADCKRAVATALSHFGTLNALVNAAATSARGSLVETSEELFDQIFDTNVRGPFFLMQGLVAHLLERKAPGSIVNVLSMSAHAGQSFLTPYSTSKGALMTLTKNVASSYRKNRIRCNAVLPGWMDTEGEAIVQKKWHDAPDDWLEKAEAAQPMGQLVKPAQLARLITYMISPQAGVMTGSLVDYDQNIAGVIGE; from the coding sequence ATGAGCGCATCAGCCGATCGCAATTCGAAAACACGCGCCATCGTCACCGGCGGCGCGCAAGGTATCGGCTTTGCCGTCGCCGAGGCGCTGGCCGACGAGGGCTGCCGGGCGCTGGCGCTCATCGGCCGCTCGCAGGAGAAGGGCGACAAGGCTGTCGCCACCCTCAAGAAGTCAGGCGTTGACGCCATCTTCATCAGCGCCGACGTTTCAAAGGTGGCCGACTGCAAGCGCGCGGTGGCGACCGCGCTCTCGCATTTCGGCACGCTGAACGCGCTGGTCAACGCCGCCGCCACGTCGGCGCGCGGCTCGCTGGTCGAAACCTCGGAAGAACTTTTCGACCAGATCTTCGACACCAATGTGCGTGGACCCTTCTTCCTGATGCAAGGGCTGGTGGCCCATCTCCTGGAGCGCAAGGCACCGGGCTCGATCGTCAACGTGCTGTCGATGTCGGCGCATGCCGGCCAGTCCTTCCTGACGCCCTATTCGACCAGCAAGGGCGCGCTGATGACGCTGACCAAGAATGTCGCGAGCTCCTATCGAAAGAACCGAATCCGCTGCAACGCCGTGCTGCCCGGCTGGATGGACACAGAGGGCGAGGCGATCGTGCAGAAGAAGTGGCATGACGCGCCGGATGACTGGCTGGAAAAGGCCGAGGCTGCGCAACCGATGGGCCAGTTGGTGAAACCGGCACAGCTCGCCCGGCTGATCACCTACATGATCAGCCCGCAGGCCGGCGTCATGACCGGGTCGCTGGTCGACTACGACCAGAACATCGCCGGGGTAATCGGCGAGTAG
- a CDS encoding type II toxin-antitoxin system Phd/YefM family antitoxin, which yields MLSGAKDTNWTVTGAKARFSEVIKRAQSLPQTITRNGKPIVVVVAAEEWHRKTARKGTLAEFLLDSPLRGADLLSSDR from the coding sequence ATGCTGTCTGGGGCCAAAGATACCAATTGGACTGTCACGGGGGCAAAAGCCCGGTTCTCAGAGGTTATTAAGCGGGCGCAGTCCTTGCCGCAGACGATAACCAGAAACGGCAAACCAATCGTGGTTGTCGTCGCGGCCGAAGAATGGCACCGGAAAACGGCGCGAAAGGGTACCCTTGCGGAGTTCCTTCTGGACTCCCCGCTGCGCGGCGCCGATCTCCTATCATCAGACAGGTGA
- a CDS encoding 3-deoxy-7-phosphoheptulonate synthase, with translation MLTTTDDLRVKEIRELSTPDQVMREIPRTLTATRTVSASRNAIHAILNGTDDRLLVVVGPCSIHDPVAAVDYASRLAALRETLSDRLEIVMRVYFEKPRTTVGWKGLINDPDLDGSFNIDKGLRMARNVLSAVNNLGLPAATEFLDMTTPQYIADLVAWGAIGARTTESQIHRELASGLSCPVGFKNGTDGNLRIAAEAVKSAAQPHHFMAVTKGGRSGIATTTGNEDCHVILRGGVQPNYDATSVEAASVELARIGVAPRLMIDVSHANSSKKPENQPKVAAYVAGQVAAGDERIIGLMIESNLVAGRQDVVPGKPLVYGQSITDGCIDWATTETVLHGLAGAVEWRRSACRAMLESRQGAA, from the coding sequence GTGTTGACCACCACAGATGACCTTCGGGTCAAGGAAATCCGAGAACTGAGTACACCGGACCAGGTGATGCGGGAGATTCCGCGCACGCTGACGGCGACGCGCACCGTGAGCGCCTCACGCAATGCGATCCACGCCATCCTGAACGGGACCGATGACAGGTTGCTTGTCGTCGTCGGCCCGTGTTCGATCCACGATCCGGTCGCGGCCGTTGACTATGCCAGCCGTCTGGCGGCGCTGCGCGAGACCCTGTCCGACCGGCTCGAGATCGTGATGCGCGTGTATTTTGAGAAGCCGCGCACGACGGTCGGCTGGAAGGGCCTGATCAACGATCCAGACCTCGACGGCAGTTTCAACATCGACAAGGGGCTGAGGATGGCGCGCAACGTGCTCTCGGCCGTCAACAATCTCGGCCTGCCAGCGGCGACCGAATTCCTCGATATGACCACGCCGCAATACATTGCCGACCTCGTCGCCTGGGGCGCCATCGGCGCGCGCACGACCGAAAGCCAGATCCATCGCGAACTGGCATCGGGTCTGTCCTGCCCGGTCGGCTTCAAGAACGGTACAGACGGCAATCTCAGGATCGCCGCCGAGGCGGTGAAATCCGCCGCCCAGCCGCACCATTTCATGGCGGTGACCAAGGGCGGACGCAGCGGCATCGCGACCACCACGGGCAATGAGGACTGCCATGTCATCCTGCGCGGCGGCGTTCAGCCCAACTATGATGCGACGAGCGTCGAGGCGGCTAGCGTCGAACTCGCCCGCATCGGTGTCGCACCGCGGCTGATGATCGATGTCAGCCACGCCAACTCCAGCAAAAAACCGGAGAACCAGCCCAAGGTCGCGGCCTACGTGGCGGGCCAGGTGGCGGCGGGCGACGAGCGCATCATCGGCCTGATGATCGAGAGCAATCTCGTCGCCGGCCGGCAGGACGTGGTGCCCGGCAAGCCGCTCGTCTACGGCCAGAGCATCACCGATGGCTGCATCGACTGGGCGACCACCGAGACCGTACTGCACGGCCTTGCCGGCGCCGTCGAGTGGCGCCGGTCGGCCTGCCGCGCCATGCTGGAAAGCCGGCAGGGCGCCGCCTGA
- a CDS encoding LysE family translocator encodes MGYAENLWLFFILLFGIIVVPGMDMLFVLANALTGGRDRGLAATGGIMVGGMVHTLNGAIGVGLLMHFVPILFTPLLLAGAAYMAFIGITLMRSSITVGQDGPAGSRSAWKAFRQGLVTCLINPKAYLFVLAVYPQFLKPDYGPIWIQATVMGMMTVLTQAAIYGGLAITAGRSRNLLIANPRATILAGRAAGLLLFAVSVFAAWEGLRAA; translated from the coding sequence ATGGGTTATGCCGAAAATCTCTGGCTTTTCTTTATCCTGCTGTTCGGCATCATCGTCGTTCCGGGCATGGACATGCTGTTCGTGCTGGCCAATGCGCTGACCGGCGGGCGCGACAGGGGCCTGGCCGCGACCGGCGGCATCATGGTCGGCGGCATGGTGCACACGCTGAACGGCGCCATCGGCGTCGGCCTGCTCATGCATTTCGTGCCGATCCTGTTCACGCCGCTGCTGCTCGCCGGCGCCGCCTACATGGCCTTCATCGGCATCACGCTGATGCGCAGTTCCATCACCGTCGGTCAGGACGGGCCCGCCGGCAGCCGCTCCGCCTGGAAGGCGTTTCGCCAGGGGCTGGTGACCTGCCTGATCAATCCCAAGGCCTATTTGTTCGTGCTGGCCGTCTATCCGCAGTTCCTGAAGCCGGACTACGGCCCGATCTGGATACAAGCAACTGTCATGGGAATGATGACGGTCCTGACTCAGGCCGCGATCTATGGCGGGCTTGCGATCACTGCCGGTCGCAGCCGCAACCTTCTGATCGCCAATCCGCGGGCAACCATCCTGGCAGGCCGGGCGGCCGGGCTGCTGCTTTTTGCGGTCTCGGTGTTCGCCGCCTGGGAAGGGCTGAGGGCGGCGTAA
- a CDS encoding helix-turn-helix transcriptional regulator, translating to MRKASRLFEIIQILRLARQPVTAAMIAERLEVTIRSIYRDIAALQAMRVPIEGGRGIGYILRPGFDLPPLMFSIEEMEAIVLSLALLERTGDDELKRAAKRVSAKIAGAVPPPLRQTFEANALHAWGFAAPSAGTIDLALVRRAIRDEEKLDLSYRDEMGRASERLIRPIALIYYAETANIVAWCELRQAIRNFRSDRIEDCQPTGLRFKGEGDRLRQIWVSGWETNAAAGG from the coding sequence ATGCGCAAGGCGTCACGCCTGTTCGAGATCATCCAGATCCTGCGGCTGGCGCGGCAGCCGGTGACGGCGGCAATGATTGCCGAGCGGCTGGAAGTGACGATACGGTCGATCTACCGCGACATCGCAGCGCTGCAGGCGATGCGCGTGCCGATCGAAGGCGGACGCGGCATCGGCTATATATTGCGCCCCGGCTTCGACCTGCCGCCGCTGATGTTTTCGATCGAGGAGATGGAGGCGATCGTGCTGTCGCTGGCGCTGCTGGAGCGCACGGGAGACGACGAGCTCAAGCGGGCGGCCAAGCGTGTCAGCGCCAAGATCGCCGGTGCTGTGCCGCCGCCGCTGCGTCAGACATTCGAAGCCAATGCACTGCATGCCTGGGGTTTCGCGGCACCCTCGGCCGGCACGATCGACCTGGCGCTGGTGCGCCGCGCTATCCGCGACGAAGAGAAGCTCGACCTTTCCTATCGCGACGAAATGGGACGCGCCTCCGAGCGGCTCATCCGCCCGATCGCGCTCATCTACTATGCCGAAACCGCCAACATCGTCGCCTGGTGCGAACTGCGCCAGGCGATCCGCAATTTCCGCAGCGACCGCATCGAGGATTGCCAGCCGACGGGCCTGCGCTTCAAGGGCGAAGGCGATCGCTTGCGGCAGATCTGGGTGAGCGGCTGGGAGACGAACGCCGCTGCCGGTGGTTGA
- a CDS encoding MFS transporter, with translation MRTSHAYLLFIATLLTSMGYGATFLLTEHFRALGGSEIETGTTLGGAMLGTLVGVPLVGWFAWRLGAGRMAGLGAVLVACGYLGLAALSTLTPLIGVAGFFIGLGWGIFFLAAPMALSMRVADQDRGFWFTRYGAFQMGGIGLSPIVASALINEVGLTTGQAFGAVTLVCLLAALLLAVFEAIAVRPVAAAIKAAGNAWVRALPALLRTRAMYPILMVGLGACVFSGLLTFQTSLVRGTGLQASTFFAVYAITVVASRFLLAPVIGRAKGDHVAVILLAIMIAGVIVAFGLAYGVVVQIASAILLGVGYGLVYSVIQTQAVNDAPAEHRNAALTWFVVAYFLGIFGFPMLGGWLIVHVGTDGFLIAVLLFAMAEIGLALLRGQRLAAESVQAT, from the coding sequence ATGCGCACATCGCACGCCTATTTGCTCTTTATCGCCACCTTGCTCACATCGATGGGCTATGGCGCGACATTCCTTCTCACCGAGCATTTTCGAGCGCTCGGCGGCAGCGAGATCGAAACCGGCACGACGCTTGGTGGCGCCATGCTGGGCACGCTTGTCGGCGTTCCCCTTGTTGGCTGGTTTGCCTGGCGTCTCGGCGCGGGCCGCATGGCCGGACTTGGCGCGGTGCTGGTTGCCTGCGGCTATCTCGGCCTGGCGGCGTTATCCACGCTGACGCCGTTGATCGGCGTCGCCGGCTTCTTCATTGGCCTTGGCTGGGGCATTTTCTTCCTGGCCGCGCCGATGGCGCTTTCGATGCGCGTGGCCGATCAGGATCGCGGTTTCTGGTTTACGCGCTATGGCGCGTTCCAGATGGGCGGAATTGGGCTGAGCCCGATCGTGGCGAGTGCGCTGATCAACGAGGTCGGGCTCACGACCGGGCAGGCATTTGGCGCCGTCACCTTGGTCTGCCTGCTGGCCGCATTGCTTTTGGCCGTGTTTGAAGCCATCGCGGTACGGCCGGTCGCGGCGGCGATCAAGGCAGCGGGCAACGCCTGGGTGCGGGCTCTGCCGGCGTTGCTGCGTACACGCGCAATGTACCCCATACTGATGGTCGGACTAGGCGCCTGTGTGTTCAGCGGACTGCTGACCTTTCAGACGTCACTGGTCCGCGGCACCGGATTGCAGGCCAGCACATTCTTTGCCGTCTATGCAATCACCGTTGTCGCGTCCCGGTTCTTGCTCGCGCCGGTGATTGGCCGCGCCAAGGGCGACCATGTTGCTGTCATTCTGCTGGCGATCATGATCGCCGGCGTCATTGTCGCCTTCGGCCTCGCCTATGGCGTGGTGGTCCAGATCGCCAGCGCGATCCTGCTGGGTGTTGGCTACGGCCTGGTCTATTCGGTCATCCAGACGCAGGCGGTGAACGATGCTCCAGCCGAACACCGCAACGCCGCGCTGACATGGTTCGTCGTTGCCTATTTCCTGGGTATTTTCGGGTTTCCAATGCTCGGCGGATGGCTGATCGTCCATGTCGGGACCGACGGCTTCCTGATAGCCGTCCTCTTGTTTGCGATGGCCGAAATCGGATTGGCACTGCTGCGCGGCCAGCGTCTTGCCGCCGAAAGCGTCCAGGCCACATGA